One Sphingomonas sp. LHG3406-1 genomic window carries:
- a CDS encoding NAD(P)-dependent oxidoreductase → MSETVLVTGGAGFIGRSVCTELLARGHKVRVLDSLIEQVHGEVDGSRLLPADVELLVWDVRNRDIVRKALQGADSVINLAAEVGVGQSMYEVERYTSGNDLGTAVLMEQLIERPVRRVVTASSMSIYGEGLYRDADGQFVQDAERSARAGQGQSWEPLDRQGRPLTPVPTPEWKRPDLASIYALGKYVQERTTLIIAGAYGMEGVCLRLFNVYGPGQALSNPYTGVLAIFSSRLLNDQRPVIFEDGEQRRDFVHVTDVARAFADALELPQAAGGVFNIGSGHDRSVREVGQALAKALGKDDLEPEIAGKGRIGDIRHCFCDGTLAADRLGFRAAKDFGEGLAELAEWVAGQTAVDRVEQARTELERRGLVG, encoded by the coding sequence ATGTCTGAAACTGTCCTGGTTACCGGCGGGGCCGGCTTCATCGGCCGCTCGGTCTGCACTGAACTTCTCGCTCGCGGCCACAAGGTCCGCGTCCTCGACAGCCTGATCGAGCAGGTCCACGGCGAGGTGGACGGATCCAGGCTCTTGCCCGCCGACGTCGAGCTGCTGGTCTGGGACGTCCGCAACCGCGACATCGTCCGCAAGGCGCTGCAGGGTGCCGACAGCGTCATCAACCTCGCCGCAGAAGTCGGGGTCGGCCAGTCGATGTACGAGGTCGAGCGCTACACTAGCGGCAACGACCTCGGCACCGCGGTGCTGATGGAGCAGCTGATCGAGCGGCCGGTGCGCCGCGTCGTCACCGCTTCGTCGATGAGCATCTATGGCGAAGGCCTCTACCGCGACGCCGACGGCCAGTTCGTCCAGGACGCCGAGCGCAGCGCCCGCGCCGGCCAGGGCCAGAGCTGGGAGCCGCTCGACCGGCAGGGCCGCCCGCTGACCCCGGTGCCGACGCCCGAATGGAAGCGCCCGGACCTCGCCTCCATCTATGCGCTCGGCAAATACGTGCAGGAGCGCACCACCCTCATCATCGCCGGCGCCTACGGCATGGAAGGCGTCTGCCTGCGCCTGTTCAACGTCTACGGGCCCGGCCAGGCGCTCTCCAACCCCTACACCGGCGTGCTGGCGATCTTCTCGTCGCGGCTGCTCAACGACCAGCGGCCGGTCATCTTCGAGGATGGCGAGCAGCGCCGCGACTTCGTCCATGTGACGGACGTCGCCCGCGCCTTCGCCGACGCGCTGGAACTGCCACAGGCGGCCGGCGGCGTGTTCAACATCGGCTCGGGCCACGACCGCTCGGTGCGGGAAGTCGGCCAGGCGCTCGCCAAGGCGCTCGGCAAGGACGATCTCGAGCCCGAGATCGCCGGCAAGGGCCGCATCGGCGACATCCGCCACTGCTTCTGCGACGGCACGCTCGCCGCCGACCGCCTCGGCTTCCGCGCCGCCAAGGACTTCGGCGAAGGCCTCGCCGAACTCGCCGAATGGGTCGCCGGGCAGACGGCCGTCGACCGGGTGGAGCAGGCGCGCACCGAGCTCGAGCGCCGCGGGCTGGTCGGCTAG